One part of the Pristis pectinata isolate sPriPec2 chromosome 17, sPriPec2.1.pri, whole genome shotgun sequence genome encodes these proteins:
- the sirt4 gene encoding NAD-dependent protein lipoamidase sirtuin-4, mitochondrial, with protein MQFLKVFPATEKCFFLKQICKNYCSAIASNFSFVPSCIPLDSIELEELQEFLLQSKKLFVLSGAGVSTESGIPDYRSENVGLYARTARRPIQHLEFVHSAKGRQRYWARNFVGWPQFSSHQANDAHKALSEWEKMGKLHWLVTQNVDALHTKAGSQRLTELHGCTHRVICLDCGEVTPRSRLQEEFAALNSAWTEEAHGIAPDGDVFLTDEQVKHFSVPSCKNCGGILKPDVTFFGDTVNKEKVTFVHERLAESDAVLVVGSSLQVYSGYRFIVTAYEKKLPIAILNIGATRADKLATLKISARCGEVLPCILPL; from the exons ATGCAGTTTCTTAAAGTTTTTCCAGCTACTGAGAAATGCTTCTTCCTGAAGCAAATCTGCAAGAACTACTGTTCCGCCATTGCTTCTAATTTTTCATTTGTTCCTTCTTGCATTCCTTTGGACTCCATCGAGTTGGAGGAACTTCAGGAATTTCTCCTTCAGTCTAAGAAGCTGTTTGTGCTGTCTGGAGCAGGAGTGTCAACAGAGTCGGGTATTCCCGATTATCGCTCTGAAAATGTGGGACTTTATGCTCGTACAGCAAGACGCCCCATTCAGCACCTTGAGTTTGTCCACAGTGCCAAGGGCAGGCAGAGATACTGGGCACGAAATTTTGTTGGCTGGCCACAGTTTAGTTCTCATCAGGCAAATGATGCACACAAAGCTCTGAGTGAATGGGAAAAAATGGGGAAGCTGCACTGGCTGGTGACCCAGAATGTGGATGCTTTGCACACAAAGGCAGGAAGCCAACGCCTGACAGAACTTCATGGCTGTACTCACAGAGTGATCTGTCTTGACTGTGGGGAGGTAACACCCAGGAGTCGCCTTCAAGAAGAATTTGCAGCTCTGAATTCTGCTTGGACTGAAGAAGCGCATGGAATAGCTCCGGATGGAGATGTTTTCTTGACTGATGAACAAGTCAAACATTTTAGCGTACCTTCATGTAAGAATTGTGGTGGTATCCTGAAACCTGATGTCACCTTTTTTGGAGACACAGTGAACAAAGAGAAAGTCACTTTTGTCCATGAACGTCTGGCAGAGTCTGATGCAGTTCTAGTCGTTGGCTCCTCTCTACAG GTATATTCTGGATATAGGTTCATCGTTACAGCCTATGAGAAGAAGTTGCCAATTGCAATACTAAATATTGGGGCTACTAGAGCAGATAAACT